One Bos taurus isolate L1 Dominette 01449 registration number 42190680 breed Hereford chromosome 16, ARS-UCD2.0, whole genome shotgun sequence DNA window includes the following coding sequences:
- the RD3 gene encoding protein RD3 produces MSLLPWLRGNEAPPRPSPRSPAEMVLETLMVELAGQMREAERQQRERSHAVRKVCTRVDYSWLASAPRPAYDLSPGERLQLEDVCAKIHPAYCGPAILRFRQLVAEQEPEVQEVSRLFRSVLQEVLERMEEEEEAQRLTRQWSLRAPRGTLTTFRSRARIAPFASDIHTISEDVERDTPPPRAWSLPEFRARKED; encoded by the exons ATGTCCCTGCTCCCGTGGCTCCGGGGGAACGAGGCGCCGCCACGGCCGTCGCCGCGGAGCCCGGCGGAGATGGTGCTGGAGACGCTCATGGTGGAGCTGGCGGGGCAGATGCGCGAGGCTGAGCGGCAGCAGCGGGAGCGCAGCCACGCGGTGAGGAAGGTCTGCACCCGCGTGGACTACAGCTGGCTGGCCAGCGCGCCGCGGCCCGCATACGACCTCAGCCCCGGCGAGAGGCTGCAGCTGGAGGACGTCTGCGCCAAGATCCACCCGGCCTACTGTGGGCCCGCCATTCTCAG GTTCCGGCAGCTGGTGGCGGAGCAGGAGCCGGAGGTGCAGGAGGTGTCCCGGCTCTTCCGCTCGGTGCTGCAGGAGGTCCTGgagaggatggaggaggaggaggaggcgcaACGGCTGACGCGCCAGTGGAGCCTGCGGGCCCCCCGAGGCACCCTGACCACCTTCAGGAGCCGTGCGCGCATCGCCCCCTTTGCCAGCGACATCCACACCATCTCCGAGGACGTGGAGCGGGACACGCCGCCGCCGCGGGCCTGGAGCTTGCCCGAGTTCCGGGCACGGAAGGAGGACTGA